The region TACTTACCTCCTCAGCATAATCTGATTCTGACAAGGACCCAGATGATAAGGGTTTATCTTCAGgatacatctttctttttctgccaagTCCTTTAATGTCCTATGACAAATAAATAAGTGTAACATAAAGATATTGTTTCTAATACAATACAAACACAAAAGATACAACACAAATTTTGTTTAAGTTCTAAGAATTCTCCCAATCAGAAAATCACCCATTTTTCAATTTAGAAATATCTAAAAATGGTGACATTTATCAGGATTTAACCATTAATCCCAcaaggtaattaaaaaaaattaaacaatgtaACAACATATGCATTTAGATATGATATCCTCCATATTTCTCTAGAATGGGAGGATTCCACTTCCAggacagctcaggaagaaaagtctgtgaaacccatCTCCACCTCATAGGTGAGTGCAGTAGTATGCACCTGTTATACCTTTAGCTATATGGGAGGCTAAGAATTGTAGGATTACAGTTCCCAACCAAACAAAGTAAAattaaagtctgtaagactccatcttcagGGGGAAGCTGGATGCTATTGCATACAACTATAAGCCTCACAACAACAGGAGTCTAAAATTAATGACTCGCGATCCAGGTGCATTCCCAGGTAGGAGACTGTATCTCAAAAGTAATTTGGgtgaaaagcaggactggaggcatggctcagtgttagaactgcctagcaagcatgaggttctgagctcaaaccccaataccatatTCCTCCACAAAAAAGTACCTTGCATAAACAAAGGAAAGGTtgaattttcattatattttaaatctgAGCTAATCCATTAAAATACAAATTCAAACTTGCCATAGGAATATCTTCTAATTTTTAACCTTCAATAATGAAGCTGTATGAAAATTTTTTCTTACAACAACATGAAATgccataaaagcaaaaataaatgtattttttacttatttacatCATTGTTAGTTTCTTGAGGTCAATTAAATGTTGTAAAATAGATTATCTTAAGGCAGTGTGAAAAttaccttttctttctcagtcacatcctttgatttctttttctttttaaaactatccTAAACAAATATATATGCGTAAGTATCTATATATAATACGAAACACACAAGTCGATTTTAAATGTAAAAGGTATAGCATTATAGAACAAAAACTAAAATCCAAAATGACTTGCTTATGATgggaaaagtttattttaatgctagcattattctgaaaataaaagagaaatctgTTAAATATTTGCTTATAAGCAAATAGGCTTTATTAGACTATGTATCAAATCTATGTATTTCCAAAATTGCCTGAAATACCCATGTGACTTtatgttgcttttattttataatgtatgTTAATTACAAGGGTTAGTAGTGGTAACAATACCACACATGTATATTCAGTTCCTCcttgcctctttttcttttttgaatttgtTAGTGGGTTTATTTACAATATTTTCCCAAAGTACTTTGATCTTGTTCACCTAATCACCTTCTCCCATTGTTTCCCCCACTTCAAGTAGACTTCCCCTTCTTAATTATGTCATATTATTACTTTAGGTCTAGAATCAGGATATGTGTCAGGATATTTGTCTATTAGGTGGCtgatttttaaatagaattttagGCTACTGCCTATTTTCCCTGCATTTCTAGTTTATACTGTTGCTCAGCACCCACTAATTTGACTGGCCCACTCATCAGTAGCAGAGCtaagaaattttgtttttaatctcttagTTGTAGCAATTAGTATCCCTGAGCCTACAGTTTTCTTGTCTACTTTATAATTATCTAACAGGATTAAGGAATTGATAGTCAAGTGCAGAaaatacctccctccccccaccttcagAAAATGTTAGCTATCATTATCATGAGACTGCTGCtttagaagaaaaacaagggaggagagagagcttGAGAAAAGCAACATAAACTGCAGTgacacaaacctgtaatccttgttactttgGGAGGCAGGGATTGGGGCATTATGTATGGTTCAAGGCctgtctggcaaaaaaaaagttctccttGACCAACTATggagcacctgtcatcccaggtgtGGGGAAAACACAATGACTGGGTGTTATGCTTATGTGTGTTATCTCAGCACCACGGGaaagcacaaaaacagaaaaattatagtCTAGGCTAGTGAGGACAtaaaagtgagatttttttttttttggccagtcctgggccttggactcagggcctgagcactgtccctggcttcttcccgctcaaggctagcactctgcctcttgagccacagcgccgcttctggccattttttatgtatatgtggtgctggggaatcgaacctagggcctcgtgtatccgaggcaggcactcttgccactaggctatatccccagccctaaaagtgAGATTTTAACTCAGAAAAATAACACCAAAAGGGCTGGGAGAGTGGCTCAAGGTAGAAAACCTgtctaaaccctgagttcaaaccccagcactatcATAAACCAACAAACTATAGGTGTGATGAATTTCCCcaaataaattatatacatatatatgtaaatactatGGAACCTCTTTGTATCATtaagatgatttaaaaaagagaaaatcaccATTTCTTGGTTGCTTTCTAGATTTGGGGCTGGGGCACACTGACATCTTGTGCAAAATTCAAACAGATGCTTTAGTTTCCTGAGAACCTAGAACTGTATTTGTCAATTTTTGGTCCATGGATGATACCTCTGTATCAGAATCAGACAGGGTATTGGGTATCTGTCAAAATTATGACTCCTTCTGAGCCTAATCAGACTTACAAAGTCAGACTTGAGACTTTTGTCTTTTGTGTGCAACACTGAATTTAAGTCCTTGTGCGTGCTAAGCATATACTTTACAACTGAGATACATTCTTAGCCACTGAAAtcaacttttttttggccagtcctgggacttgaactcagaacctcagggcctgggcactatccctgagcttcttttgatcaaggctagccattctaccacttgagccacagtgccacttccagctttttctgtttatgtagtattgaggaatcgaacgcagggcttcatgcatgctaggcaagcactctgccactaaaccacattcccagcctgaaatgagGATTTTTATACTAAGcctcttcatttctaaaataatcaCTATATTCTGACAGCTGTGTCTGATAATTTTGGTTAGTACAGAATAATGAACCAGACATTGATTCAAATTCAGAGATATTGATTCAAATTCTAGCTGAGTGAGGTATGCaaacctatcatcccagctgcgTGGGAGGATGAAAACAGGAGCACCTCAGTTCCAGGACAGTGTGGCAGAAAACTCTCTGAGATACCATCCATTAATCAAAAGCTGGTCCAGAAGCAAAatactatctcaaaataaccagtgctgggtgctggtggctcatgcctgtctgagAACGGTGGTTCAGAGtgggccagggcagaaaagttcatgagtctcttatctccagcaaaaagccagaagtatggctcaagtggtagatcattagtcttgagcacaaaaactaaaggagggcaccctggtcctgagttcaagctctagtacacacaaaaatacaataataataataaccagtacaaagaagggctggaggtatagctctgtGGTATAGTCCCTGTCTTGCAAaaacaaagccttgaattcagtacaccaagggggggggggcggaatatGTATACTGATTGTCTAGTTTAATACTAGGTGCATGAatttaaacaagattttttttttacccctctGAACTTCAACTCTTTGTAAAAATGGCAAATCATGAGTATATGGAGACAAGGAGATATGTGAAAGGACTTAGAATTATTAAATGGCATCTAAACATTATTAGTAAGGTGGCATGGAACCTCAaagaataaaaactttaaaaacaattcaAGACAGCAAGAACTAAGAGAAGAAATTAAGTGTTTTTGTTATCTAAAATGTTAACAACTTAAATCATTTTACCTTACTGTCTGACTCAGTTTCTGACATAGAGCTTTCAGAAGATTTATGTGAAcggttcttctttttctttctcctttttgcttgtttcttatcctatataaaacatttaaaaaattgctttCTCTTTCAGAAATGTAATTACTGTAATTCACTAATATTCAAATTTTATTAATGAAAAAAACCTAATGGAAGGACCTGCTTGTAAACATGCATTATTCTTTAGTTAATATTCATAATGTAACAAACCACTTTCTTGTTTTATAAGTCAAGTGAACTGAAGCACATATAAACCTTAACATCTAGTCAAATAGCATTTtagatttttcatatatttttcttcttttcatattttgtgaatcaaatatatctttaaaaagtaaaaacataccAATTATTAAAAgaatttcatttattcatgtcaGTCCTATAACAGGTACTTTATAGGTTTCATATTAAAAAGTATAAAGACATTATTTTATGAGCTATTCCAAGTGAACCTTACCTCATCTTCAGAGTCTGAAGAACTGCTGGAAGAATCAGAGCTtgatgaagaagaagatgaaTACTTGACCAAGCACAAAACAATTAAAGCTTGTGAGATGCGGGAATTGTTTTCATTTATCAAGTCTCTCAAGAACTTAGTGAAATCAATCTAGTATCTGAGAAATAGATGCCATATTCATaagatttaaatattaaaatgtaagtcTCACTCCCATCCTCCCTTCAAAAATCTCAACAAGATGATAATATATATGGCAATGGTGATCAACTGTCTTCCCTAACAGCAGCAGAGAAGTTACAAGATTACAAGGAGGTTGGCATCTTCCATGTTATTGACAGAACACTGCCACTCATCACAGCCAAATGACCTTCCTGCTGCTTAATTCACCTAGTCTTAAGTTACTTTTAGCATAAAGATTAAATTATCCTTACGTTTTTAAATACTCTTTAATtgcaatatttataaaaatagaaaacttttGCTCACCctaccagctttcttcttttcttttttctttctctatatgGAAACAAATATGAGACTAAATAAGTTGATGTGAGTTATCAAGTGCATCTGCTAATGGTTTTAGTATGAAAATTCGAcaaagagattaagaatagcaataaattAAAATGGCATTACCTGTCTTTTTTTAGATGAGCTCTCATTTCCACTTAATAATTTCTCCCTGTGTTTTTCTAGCTCTTTCTTCCAGTTCTGCAAAAAAGTTATAGACACTATCAGAAGCTATTGATCTCTTCTAAACAGACTCAATATATAGAGACATCCAGTACTACCTCCTACCCATGCTGTTGTTTCTCAAGTATCCCTGCTTTTAATTGGTCAAAAAATACTATGGCTTGCAGTGGTGGACACACTATGGCTATATGTCTGCGATCCCAGCTTCTTGGGCAGCTGAGGCTGGAAGATTGTTTGAGCGCAGGACTGAGACTCCAGGCTCATTCCAAACcacatgctagtggctcacacctataatactagctactcaggaggctgatggggaggggggtgggacaCGGgacaggactgaggtttgaagccagtgtgggcagacaaatccaagagactcctagctccaattgaccagcaaaacaCTCAAATTGGAAGCATTCAAATGGCAAAATGCCAGctatcagctgtgagcaaaaaagctgagattactcaagaacctgagttcaaatccctgtattGGTACAAAggggataaaaaaacaaaacctcaagcaACTCTAAGTTCCATCTTTCACTCTATCACCAAGGAGCCTCTACTTGCTATTTTGGAAGAGTACCCTACTGAATAtcatatagagagatagatattaTTGCTGAGACCATGGcctgttttcttttcaataaagatagtTAAGACTCTCTTTCCAGACTAATAGCTGGGTTCTTCACTATGGTTggaacatacatatatgtttgcaATCAGAAACAAGCAGCACTATGGACACTATGGAAATTCCAGGTTAAGATGGAGAATGGGTGGAGTGAGAGTGTTCCTAGGGACTAACATTAGATGGTTAAGTCTCTCTCTCAATCATTCAGTGCTGGTCCTgacacttgaactctgggtaccATCcatgagcctttgtgctcaaggctagcattctaccacatgagccacagctctacttctggcttttggcaacagttttctggagatgagtctcatagaatttcttgcctgggctagctttaaactattaccttcagatctcagtcttctgagtagctaggattacaggcatgagccactagcaccagcttattctcttatttttaaaagaaagtatacATTTAAACACAAATATGTATTCAACTTAATATTACTGCTAAAATGAAGAGACATCTTAACCTAAAGAACTATATCCAAATGCTTGGTTAACTACAAGTAAAACATACAAAAAggattttacttttattgtaagaaaaaaaagattagtctCTTTAAGAGATACTGTTAACAAACCTCAttcattttttcttcaaattcagCCAAAGCCTTggagcctttctttttcttttctagttgttCTTTTACTTCCTCCCTTAAAAAACAGAATGTACAAATAAGGTTTTAAGCACTTCAAATCAGATGGACGTTCACAATTTCATAATTTGTTCATATCATTTAAATAGAtgactcatatatatacatatatacatacatacatacacatacacacacacatatttgttgtttttttgccagtcctggggctcagattcagggcctgagcacagtccctggcttcttttggctcaaagctagtactctaccacttgagccacagtgccacttctggctttttctttatatgtggtgctgaggaatcgaacccagggcttcatgtatacgaggcgagcactttacctctaggccatatgcccagccccaatAGATGATTATCATTCCTCTTCTATACATGGATTCTAAGACTTAACACAGGGGACAGCAACAATTACAACAGACACTGCTTATGTACATTTTCATTTAATCATCACAACAACCTTGTGAGAAAAGGTAATATGTACTTCCATTTTACAGACAGACTGGAGTTAGCAAAAGGTAAGAGATCTGCCCAAGGTCATACAGCTGCAGTGTTAGTGTGAACTAAGGGCTACCCACTAGTCTGACACATTTTAATTACTACATATTCCCATTTAGTCATGTTCCTGACACATCTGCAGAAATCGAATGCTAATTGTTAGAAAAGCCTCCTTACAAAACTGGCCCAAAGTGAGCATCTGGGAACTGAGATTCTGGAGGTTTCTTTTCCCTGATTAAGAATAGTTTACTTAAGAGTAAACTGTGCAGGACAGTTTAGGTTCAAGAGCTGCTTCCCTCTGGGAACTTGAAATTTTAGATCGCATACCCAGCCTACAAATAACAACAGTTGTATCAAGTCTCTAATGAACCTCCCAGGCCAGCAACATTTCATGTGTTGTCAAACTCCCTGTGGAGAGAATTAAGAATGTCTTTTATAATTATAACTTCATTGGGTGAGAACCTTGGAAGCCAGTGCCAGGCTTCTCCTGTTTTCCCACGCAACTTTTTCTTTGCTGATTGTCCCTGGAATCTTTTCACATCATGAATGTTACCAGGCATGGAATTATCTGCTGAGACCCTTGTGAGTTCTCTTATGAATTAACTAGCCCAAGGTACTACTAATAAGGAAGACATACTAAAAAATAACAAGGTATATACTAAAATGCTTTATTTACAAAAGATTAGTTATTCAGTAAACGTTTCTAATTTACTGAAAAGCCAGCAGAAAACCTATAAACAAAGCTGAACATTATCCTTCCTAAAATCTGGTTAGCTCTCAATAAAGGGCATGGTTCCTCAAACTTACAATTTTAGGTAGCCTCCTTGCAAGCCCCAAAAACAAAAGTTATCCAGCAATAAGAGTTGTAAGAATCAGCTATGTTTATTAAAAGGTTATAAGCCAGTAAATTATTTCACAAATACCAGGTAGGTCTTGGTCGATTTAGATAATCCTGGATCGTGGGCCCCGAAGACTGGATTGGCCCCCTTGATCTGGCCATTGCTATTGGATTCATGTAGGCCTTGAGGAAAGAACACAATTAATTCCATTAAAACAACTACTAAAaatataaatgctcatttatacTATCTGCTTTATTACCAGAGATTCAATGAAATAATGACACCTCTCACCTAGTGAGTGACAGCTTTGTAGTGGTTTATCCTAAAACCAAATAACCAAGTAAGGGTGATCATACTGTGCTTACTAGTAAATTAAGAAATTCAACTCCAAAGAAGACTTAAGTCTAAATTTACTGTGTATTCTACAACCCAAGAAATACTCtgacagccaggcactagtggctcagccttgtaatcctacctgctcaggaggctgagagctaaagatcttggctcaaagccagcccaggcaggaaagtctgtgagactctttatttccaattaaccaccaggaaactggaagtgaagctgtggctcaagtggtagagctactcttgagcacaaaagctcagggacacactgTACCTATCTATGGTGGTAGATTAAATtgtacacagaaaataaaaaataggacttCATGAAAACTAGAAGTGTTTGATCAAAAGATATAAAAAAGTGAAGAGAGttcacagaaaatattttcaggcCATATATATGATAAGAGAATAGTATCTAGAGTATATAAGAAACTGCTATAACTTAACCAAACTCCAAAATAATAACATAATCCAAAAGAAAGCAATGGCTGTGAATACACATTTCTCCAAACACACCGTCAATGgcaaataagcacatgaaaaagTTTGACATCACTAGTCATTAGGAAAACTCAAGTGGAAGCATATGCCTGtcccagttacttaggaggcagaaggactgagttcaagaccaggtcaagcaaagttagcaagaccctattaaAAACAGAAGGATTGGGGTAAGAGGGTTATGTGTGTGGTTTAAGAGGTAGAGCTgttgggctctgtggttcacacctgtaattctagctacccagaaggctgagatcaggaccacagttcaaagccagcctgggtagtctgtgagactttatttccaacTAGTTagcaaaaaaccacaagtggaactgtggcaattggtagagcactagccttggcaaaaaagccaaggaatagcacccaggtcctgagttcaaccctcccctccccccaccccaccccctccgcaACAAACAAATGAAGCTCTTGatatggaaaaatgttttccatttctttggtgAAAGGTAAAAACAAGTTACCAAAAATTTACTGTCTTAAGTGCCTATACAGTTTTATAAATCTGGATTCAGGTGCAACAAAGTGTGAATTGAGACATTTCTTTTTACCATTtcatataccaaaaaaaaaaaaaaaaaaggattttaaggAACTCAGCAcctttatgaaataaatatataaataaaaatcaaggtaAACAATACTGCCACTCCCATTAAGCAAAGAGTGCTTATATGGAAATTCACAAAGTACAATGCCAATTTTTTATTCTCTGTTTCAAAGTCACAATATTCACTATGTATAACAGCTTCAatttgtgtgtgcacgtgtcGATGTGCTGGTTcaagggcttgtactcagggactaatgctcttacttggcttttctctcaaggctggtactctaccacttgagccacatacatctccacttctggctaattggagataaaaatctcccagatgggggctgggaatatggcctagtagcaagagtgcttgcctcctacacatgaagctctcagttcgattccccagcaccacatatatggaaaacggccagaaggggcactgtggctcaggtggcagagtgctagccttgagtgggaagaagccagggatggtgctcaggccctgagtccaaggcccaggactggcaaaaaaaaaaaaaaaaaaaaaaaaaatctcccagatGTCTGCCTGAGCTTCAGACGATATCCtcaaatctctacctcctgagtagctaggattacagatgtgagccaccagcatccagccagaCTTCAATGTTTTATCAAATActgtaaaaatatattaaaattcgaATGCCAGTTTGTCACACTATTTTTCCAAAGTACATATGAACCTATCCTTCACTTCAGACAAAAATATTAGCAAAGCAGTACTCATGTGCTAGGAGAATTACAGATAATTGAGGTACAATTACAATTACTATTAAGTAGTAAAACTTTTAAGCTTCTGAACACAAATAGTACACTCCAAATTCTCCTATTTATTTACTAAGCTAGGTTACGTGCTAGGTTCCATGCAAAATACTCAGGGCTTTTACTTATGcgataatgttttaaaataatactcTTCACATTAAGGAGGTGAGTTATTAGCCCAAAATGCAATTTGTCTGGTGCtaatggctctcacctgtaatcctaactacttaagaggctgagatagatatgaggatcaccgttcaaagccagaccaggcaagga is a window of Perognathus longimembris pacificus isolate PPM17 chromosome 2, ASM2315922v1, whole genome shotgun sequence DNA encoding:
- the Fam133b gene encoding protein FAM133B isoform X4; this encodes MGKRDNRVAYMNPIAMARSRGPIQSSGPTIQDYLNRPRPTWEEVKEQLEKKKKGSKALAEFEEKMNENWKKELEKHREKLLSGNESSSKKRQRKKKEKKKAGRYSSSSSSSSDSSSSSSDSEDEDKKQAKRRKKKKNRSHKSSESSMSETESDSKDIKGLGRKRKMYPEDKPLSSGSLSESDYAEEVSKRNDACSFRICLAFLQKVIMTIILVILHTSSWFPISNFYSSSIFLY
- the Fam133b gene encoding protein FAM133B isoform X2, which codes for MGKRDNRVAYMNPIAMARSRGPIQSSGPTIQDYLNRPRPTWEEVKEQLEKKKKGSKALAEFEEKMNENWKKELEKHREKLLSGNESSSKKRQRKKKEKKKAGRYSSSSSSSSDSSSSSSDSEDEDKKQAKRRKKKKNRSHKSSESSMSETESDSKDSFKKKKKSKDVTEKEKDIKGLGRKRKMYPEDKPLSSGSLSESDYAEEVRAKKKKSSEERERTTASISYVFYMATARLVQFNIRQVMVTQLYLL
- the Fam133b gene encoding protein FAM133B isoform X1, translated to MGKRDNRVAYMNPIAMARSRGPIQSSGPTIQDYLNRPRPTWEEVKEQLEKKKKGSKALAEFEEKMNENWKKELEKHREKLLSGNESSSKKRQRKKKEKKKAGRYSSSSSSSSDSSSSSSDSEDEDKKQAKRRKKKKNRSHKSSESSMSETESDSKDSFKKKKKSKDVTEKEKDIKGLGRKRKMYPEDKPLSSGSLSESDYAEEVSKRNDACSFRICLAFLQKVIMTIILVILHTSSWFPISNFYSSSIFLY
- the Fam133b gene encoding protein FAM133B isoform X5 produces the protein MGKRDNRVAYMNPIAMARSRGPIQSSGPTIQDYLNRPRPTWEEVKEQLEKKKKGSKALAEFEEKMNENWKKELEKHREKLLSGNESSSKKRQRKKKEKKKAGRYSSSSSSSSDSSSSSSDSEDEDKKQAKRRKKKKNRSHKSSESSMSETESDSKDIKGLGRKRKMYPEDKPLSSGSLSESDYAEEVRAKKKKSSEERERTTASISYVFYMATARLVQFNIRQVMVTQLYLL
- the Fam133b gene encoding protein FAM133B isoform X3, which produces MGKRDNRVAYMNPIAMARSRGPIQSSGPTIQDYLNRPRPTWEEVKEQLEKKKKGSKALAEFEEKMNENWKKELEKHREKLLSGNESSSKKRQRKKKEKKKAGRYSSSSSSSSDSSSSSSDSEDEDKKQAKRRKKKKNRSHKSSESSMSETESDSKDSFKKKKKSKDVTEKEKDIKGLGRKRKMYPEDKPLSSGSLSESDYAEEVRAKKKKSSEERERTTEKAKKKKKHKKHSKKKKKKAASSSPDSS